CAATTTCAACCCACTCGTAAGTGAATGGGTCGAAATCGCACCTTTTTGTTCAAATGGAAAATCACATGTTCCTAATACTCTCTTATGTTTTATTGCAGTAGTACCAAATATGGCAACAGAAAATATTAAGGATTCTTCGGCTACTGCTACACGCCCGGCTGTGGAATCATGTAGAAAGAAGAAGTCAGATGATGCAACTTTCTTGCAGGATGTTAAAGATCATATTGATGAGTTTATCCATGCTTCAATGGATGAACATAAAACCTGCTTTCAAAAAACCATCTCAAAGGTTTCGTTCTGTTTCCAACGTTTCATTATGCACAGTACGGAGTACTAATTATTTTTATATGTGGCTGTTCATGATTTATAAtctcgtgtgtgtgtgtgtgtgtcacaGATGTTTGGAATGTCTAAGATGGTGGCAGAGAGAGATGCTGCTGCTGAGAACAAAGGAGTGGAGAGCTTGTTACCCCTTCAAACAGCTGTTACTGATTAGAATGTAAGGATAATTGCATTATGGTCTGATACTATTAAAATGATGTTAGTTACTCCATAATATCATATTTGTGCAGAGTTCATAATAAGGGAATAATATCAGTATCAAAACTGAAATACTTGTCTTGCTGTATGAAACCATTTGGAGATGGTTTATTTGAATTTTATTTTTGGCAATTTTGTTTATGTTTTCTGCTGTAATAAGTGTTAGCTACATTATGATAGAGTGCCAAGCGATGCTATTTTCCACCAATGAGTTTTGACTTTGAATTCAAACTGGACAGTTGATTTacgttttttttttcgtttttcttTTTTCGTATGTACTTATTAGTTAGACTGTTGTATTTTGACATTGGTGTCAAATATTTTTAGTGGGGGGTGGTAAAATTTAATTAGAAGTTGGATAgaaaaaaacaaattaaataatacagtatatattaatatatgtgGTTAATTTTAATTGGATGGGAACAAAGTCATGTTCAAGTTTCAATCCGTCACGGAAATGACAAACACGAACGTTGGTTTAACCGGGGTTAGCCTCCGTCAAAACTGCCATATCATCTTACGCCCTTGATTTTACGACTGGTTAAGATCAATCTTATTATAATGTTGTAAATTCAAATATTAAGATCAATCTTATTATAATGTTGTAAATTCAAGTATTGCTTTGTAAATTGTAATAATGAAAgaattgttataatatataaatatatatatataaatggatagtcaattattgatacacaaaagtaatattattgtattacctaaacttgtgatatttttgctataaatagccatgaatgcaagcattaaacttgcaccatttctcacacttacaaagtgtttctttctttctctccattatcatctttgttcttacacttcattattagtattctaaatcaagaatcaaatcactacaggtagttataagcctactgaattataacatcaagaatcaaaccactaaaggtagttataagcctactgaattataacacgttatcagcacgataatcttaatactaattatggttggctctgccacctaaatgatatatggtcggttataccacc
The window above is part of the Rutidosis leptorrhynchoides isolate AG116_Rl617_1_P2 chromosome 1, CSIRO_AGI_Rlap_v1, whole genome shotgun sequence genome. Proteins encoded here:
- the LOC139886261 gene encoding uncharacterized protein, with the protein product MATENIKDSSATATRPAVESCRKKKSDDATFLQDVKDHIDEFIHASMDEHKTCFQKTISKMFGMSKMVAERDAAAENKGVESLLPLQTAVTD